A single Osmerus mordax isolate fOsmMor3 chromosome 7, fOsmMor3.pri, whole genome shotgun sequence DNA region contains:
- the irak1 gene encoding interleukin-1 receptor-associated kinase 1 isoform X1 — translation MTSWDIRKEHLHKLSSSVMSDFTRLMDTLPNTEWVRFAASRVLSDQTELRLAEQRERRTDWIILRWEMRNGTVGDLLDILEEQQLYRPRDIILSWRPSGHQLQLPYFTPSPLPRLDPPDSFSRFTPPPKIVHDRTQPISQPGDPRLKVLPTPGPPPRELKSESVPVEHPQPMAPVSLVLSNAMCWPFEEVKHGTDHFSVARLIGEGGFGHVYHASMRNTDYAVKKLKEDSPMDWNIVKESFKTEVEKLSRYRHTNIVELMGYSIGGGTYCLLYTFMPHRSLEDQLQNTGSAALSWPQRVSVMQGTAKAIQFLHSCTPALIHGDIKSSNILLGKHLEAKLGDFGLARFCSAPGRSSGKTTMVARTKTVRGTLAYLPDEFIKSGELGVGIDIYSFGVVLLEVLTGRRALELDCQSKAVYLKDLVLEGEDDGSLTKGKSSLYVSLPPAATRIWKSHLDLRLKAECEPSGTPGPGAWPAGLPGSLDLAGLACCCLATRKKRRPPMTEVFQKLNDVHTSVKASSSGASFSHHFSPPTSCPSVSKQPISTASSSTWALTQDMSKLGPLEDTYDCHPAPTSLPPPPPPPPHSASSFLGPCESDESQGYTQYTPHQTSSSSREGGADGGQGGPSACYSPAGSLSSNTAMYNREVEMNPFKQRFLHKLELHKEGRIPTDELLSSDNLYVDMDQPQRGPEESDELAYLSGESCESPANTSTKMMDKQTEQKTT, via the exons ATGACGTCCTGGGATATCAGAAAAGAACACCTTCATAAATTGTCATCATCTGTGATGAGTGATTTTACACGGCTTATGGACACCCTTCCAAACACGGAATGGGTGAGATTCG CAGCGTCCCGAGTGTTGAGTGACCAGACCGAGTTGAGGTTAGCGGAGCAAAGAGAAAGGCGGACCGATTGGATCATTTTGCGTTGGGAAATGCGAAACGGAACAGTCGGAGACCTGCTAGACATCCTAGAAGAACAGCAACTGTATAGACCCAGAGACATCATCTTGAGCT GGAGACCGAGTGGACACCAACTACAGCTGCCCTatttcactccctctccactGCCAAGACTGGATCCTCCTGACTCATTCTCTAGGTTTACGCCGCCTCCCAAAATCGTACATGACAGAACTCAACCTATCTCTCAACCAG GGGACCCCAGACTCAAGGTATTGCCCACACCAGGCCCCCCTCCCCGGGAGTTGAAGTCTGAGAGTGTGCCTGTTGAGCATCCACAG CCTATGGCCCCTGTCAGCCTTGTGCTGTCCAACGCTATGTGCTGGCCATTTGAAGAGGTGAAGCATGGGACAGATCACTTCTCTGTGGCACGTCTgattggagagggagggtttggACATGTGTACCATGCCAGCATGAGGAACACGGACTACGCTGTCAAGAAGCTGAAAGAGGACTCTCCGATGGACTGGAACATTGTGAAGGAGAGCTTTAAAACAGAGGTGGAGAAACTGTCTCG gtacagacacacaaacatagtggAGCTGATGGGTTACAGTATTGGAGGAGGAACATACTGCCTCCTCTACACCTTCATGCCTCACAGATCCCTAGAGGATCAGCTTCAAAACACG gGCAGTGCTGCCCTCTCCTGGCCTCAGCGTGTCAGTGTGATGCAGGGCACAGCCAAAGCCATCCAGTTCCTTCACTCCTGCACTCCTGCCCTCATCCATGGAGACATCAAGAG CTCTAACATTTTGCTGGGGAAGCACCTGGAGGCCAAGTTGGGGGACTTTGGGCTTGCCCGGTTTTGTTCTGCTCCAGGTAGGTCGTCAGGGAAGACCACCATGGTGGCCCGAACCAAGACCGTGAGGGGCACCCTGGCCTACTTACCGGACGAGTTTATTAAAAGTGGGGAGCTGGGAGTGGGCATAGACATCTACAGCTTCGGAGTG GTTCTGCTAGAGGTTTTGACTGGCCGAAGAGCCCTAGAGTtggactgtcaatcaaaagcAGTCTACTTG AAAGACCTGGtgttggagggggaggatgatggGAGCTTGACTAAAGGGAAGTCCAGCCTATATGTGTCACTTCCCCCTGCTGCCACTCGCATCTGGAAGAGTCATCTGGACCTAAGGCTTAAAGCTGAGTGTGAGCCAAGTGGCACTCCAGGCCCTGGAGCCTGGCCTGCAGGTTTACCCGGGTCCCTGGACCTGGCTGGGCTTGCCTGCTGCTGTCTGGCgaccaggaagaagaggagaccCCCTATGACTGAG GTGTTCCAGAAGCTTAACGACGTTCATACCAGTGTGAAGGCCTCCAGCAGCGGAGCTTCCTTCAGTCATCACTTCTCTCCACCCACTTCCTGCCCATCAGTATCCAAGCAGCCTATCTCTACAGCCTCTTCCTCCACATGGGCATTGACACAAGACATGTCCAAGTTAGGCCCCCTGGAGGACACATACGACTGCCACCCTGCTCCGACTTcacttccaccaccaccaccacctccaccacactcTGCCTCTTCTTTCCTGGGGCCGTGTGAGTCGGATGAGAGCCAGGGTTACACCCAGTATACCCCCCACCAGACCAGCAGCAGTTCCAGGGAAGGTGGGGCCGATGGCGGTCAGGGCGGACCCTCTGCATGCTACTCGCCGGCTGGCTCACTAAGCTCTAACACAG CAATGTACAACAGAGAGGTGGAAATGAACCCTTTCAAACAGCGCTTTCTCCACAAGTTGGAACTTCACAAGGAGGGCAGAATCCCCACTGATGAGCTCCTGTCATCTGATAACCTGT ATGTTGATATGGACCAACCACAACGAGGACCTGAGGAGAGTGATGAGCTAGCATACCTCTCTGGAGAGTCTTGTGAGAGTCCTGCAAACACTTCCACCAAGATGATGGACAAGCAAACTGAACAGAAAACGACATGA
- the irak1 gene encoding interleukin-1 receptor-associated kinase 1 isoform X2 — protein MTSWDIRKEHLHKLSSSVMSDFTRLMDTLPNTEWVRFASRVLSDQTELRLAEQRERRTDWIILRWEMRNGTVGDLLDILEEQQLYRPRDIILSWRPSGHQLQLPYFTPSPLPRLDPPDSFSRFTPPPKIVHDRTQPISQPGDPRLKVLPTPGPPPRELKSESVPVEHPQPMAPVSLVLSNAMCWPFEEVKHGTDHFSVARLIGEGGFGHVYHASMRNTDYAVKKLKEDSPMDWNIVKESFKTEVEKLSRYRHTNIVELMGYSIGGGTYCLLYTFMPHRSLEDQLQNTGSAALSWPQRVSVMQGTAKAIQFLHSCTPALIHGDIKSSNILLGKHLEAKLGDFGLARFCSAPGRSSGKTTMVARTKTVRGTLAYLPDEFIKSGELGVGIDIYSFGVVLLEVLTGRRALELDCQSKAVYLKDLVLEGEDDGSLTKGKSSLYVSLPPAATRIWKSHLDLRLKAECEPSGTPGPGAWPAGLPGSLDLAGLACCCLATRKKRRPPMTEVFQKLNDVHTSVKASSSGASFSHHFSPPTSCPSVSKQPISTASSSTWALTQDMSKLGPLEDTYDCHPAPTSLPPPPPPPPHSASSFLGPCESDESQGYTQYTPHQTSSSSREGGADGGQGGPSACYSPAGSLSSNTAMYNREVEMNPFKQRFLHKLELHKEGRIPTDELLSSDNLYVDMDQPQRGPEESDELAYLSGESCESPANTSTKMMDKQTEQKTT, from the exons ATGACGTCCTGGGATATCAGAAAAGAACACCTTCATAAATTGTCATCATCTGTGATGAGTGATTTTACACGGCTTATGGACACCCTTCCAAACACGGAATGGGTGAGATTCG CGTCCCGAGTGTTGAGTGACCAGACCGAGTTGAGGTTAGCGGAGCAAAGAGAAAGGCGGACCGATTGGATCATTTTGCGTTGGGAAATGCGAAACGGAACAGTCGGAGACCTGCTAGACATCCTAGAAGAACAGCAACTGTATAGACCCAGAGACATCATCTTGAGCT GGAGACCGAGTGGACACCAACTACAGCTGCCCTatttcactccctctccactGCCAAGACTGGATCCTCCTGACTCATTCTCTAGGTTTACGCCGCCTCCCAAAATCGTACATGACAGAACTCAACCTATCTCTCAACCAG GGGACCCCAGACTCAAGGTATTGCCCACACCAGGCCCCCCTCCCCGGGAGTTGAAGTCTGAGAGTGTGCCTGTTGAGCATCCACAG CCTATGGCCCCTGTCAGCCTTGTGCTGTCCAACGCTATGTGCTGGCCATTTGAAGAGGTGAAGCATGGGACAGATCACTTCTCTGTGGCACGTCTgattggagagggagggtttggACATGTGTACCATGCCAGCATGAGGAACACGGACTACGCTGTCAAGAAGCTGAAAGAGGACTCTCCGATGGACTGGAACATTGTGAAGGAGAGCTTTAAAACAGAGGTGGAGAAACTGTCTCG gtacagacacacaaacatagtggAGCTGATGGGTTACAGTATTGGAGGAGGAACATACTGCCTCCTCTACACCTTCATGCCTCACAGATCCCTAGAGGATCAGCTTCAAAACACG gGCAGTGCTGCCCTCTCCTGGCCTCAGCGTGTCAGTGTGATGCAGGGCACAGCCAAAGCCATCCAGTTCCTTCACTCCTGCACTCCTGCCCTCATCCATGGAGACATCAAGAG CTCTAACATTTTGCTGGGGAAGCACCTGGAGGCCAAGTTGGGGGACTTTGGGCTTGCCCGGTTTTGTTCTGCTCCAGGTAGGTCGTCAGGGAAGACCACCATGGTGGCCCGAACCAAGACCGTGAGGGGCACCCTGGCCTACTTACCGGACGAGTTTATTAAAAGTGGGGAGCTGGGAGTGGGCATAGACATCTACAGCTTCGGAGTG GTTCTGCTAGAGGTTTTGACTGGCCGAAGAGCCCTAGAGTtggactgtcaatcaaaagcAGTCTACTTG AAAGACCTGGtgttggagggggaggatgatggGAGCTTGACTAAAGGGAAGTCCAGCCTATATGTGTCACTTCCCCCTGCTGCCACTCGCATCTGGAAGAGTCATCTGGACCTAAGGCTTAAAGCTGAGTGTGAGCCAAGTGGCACTCCAGGCCCTGGAGCCTGGCCTGCAGGTTTACCCGGGTCCCTGGACCTGGCTGGGCTTGCCTGCTGCTGTCTGGCgaccaggaagaagaggagaccCCCTATGACTGAG GTGTTCCAGAAGCTTAACGACGTTCATACCAGTGTGAAGGCCTCCAGCAGCGGAGCTTCCTTCAGTCATCACTTCTCTCCACCCACTTCCTGCCCATCAGTATCCAAGCAGCCTATCTCTACAGCCTCTTCCTCCACATGGGCATTGACACAAGACATGTCCAAGTTAGGCCCCCTGGAGGACACATACGACTGCCACCCTGCTCCGACTTcacttccaccaccaccaccacctccaccacactcTGCCTCTTCTTTCCTGGGGCCGTGTGAGTCGGATGAGAGCCAGGGTTACACCCAGTATACCCCCCACCAGACCAGCAGCAGTTCCAGGGAAGGTGGGGCCGATGGCGGTCAGGGCGGACCCTCTGCATGCTACTCGCCGGCTGGCTCACTAAGCTCTAACACAG CAATGTACAACAGAGAGGTGGAAATGAACCCTTTCAAACAGCGCTTTCTCCACAAGTTGGAACTTCACAAGGAGGGCAGAATCCCCACTGATGAGCTCCTGTCATCTGATAACCTGT ATGTTGATATGGACCAACCACAACGAGGACCTGAGGAGAGTGATGAGCTAGCATACCTCTCTGGAGAGTCTTGTGAGAGTCCTGCAAACACTTCCACCAAGATGATGGACAAGCAAACTGAACAGAAAACGACATGA